One genomic window of Monodelphis domestica isolate mMonDom1 chromosome 1, mMonDom1.pri, whole genome shotgun sequence includes the following:
- the LOC100028371 gene encoding olfactory receptor 13A1-like, whose product MNNQTFVTEFILKGLTEIPQFQVLFFILFLFLYTIALIGNSLIVAAISLSLGLHTPMYFFLVNLALLDVICTCTSVPKLLQILGGEDKTISFGGCMTQLYFLTWSVAAELLLFTAMAYDRYVAICQPLHYSKMMSKQVCVSLAVAVWGISAFGATTNTSLLLRLSFCGPNVIDHFLCEIPSLLPLSCSSTYVNDIMTIVADIFFAVLNFLLTMLSYGFIIFSIMAIQTTEGKKRAFSTCSSHLIVVTMYYSTVIYVYLSPGSSYSPDKGKIMAVLYSTVSPTLNPLIYTLRNKDVKRALKKLFIFLKEK is encoded by the coding sequence ATGAATAATCAGACTTTTGTGACAGAATTTATTCTAAAGGGACTCACAGAAATTCCTCAGTTCCAGGTtctatttttcatcctttttctcttcctctacaCCATAGCCCTTATTGGCAATTCTCTAATTGTGGCTGCCATCAGCCTGAGCTTAGGACTTCACACTCCAATGTACTTCTTCCTGGTCAATTTGGCCTTATTGGATGTCATCTGCACATGCACTTCTGTACCCAAGTTACTGCAGATTCTGGGGGGAGAAGACAAGACCATTTCTTTTGGGGGCTGCATGACTCAGTTGTACTTTCTGACTTGGTCTGTAGCTGCTGAACTCTTACTCTTCACAGCCATGGCTTATGACCGTTACGTAGCCATCTGCCAGCCTCTGCATTACAGCAAAATGATGAGTAAGCAAGTTTGTGTCTCCTTGGCTGTGGCTGTGTGGGGAATCAGTGCATTTGGTGCCACAACAAATACCAGCCTCTTGTTGAGGTTGTCATTCTGTGGTCCCAATGTGATTGATCATTTCCTTTGCGAGATCCCCTCTCTGCTGCCTCTCTCCTGTTCTTCCACATATGTGAATGATATCATGACAATTGTGGCTGATATATTCTTTGCTGTTCTGAATTTCCTGCTCACCATGCTATCCTATGGCTTCATCATCTTCAGCATCATGGCAATTCAGACcacagagggaaagaagagagcttTTTCCACCTGTTCCTCCCACCTCATTGTAGTGACGATGTACTATTCTACTGTGATCTATGTCTACTTAAGCCCAGGCTCAAGCTACTCTCCAGATAAGGGCAAGATCATGGCTGTGCTTTATTCCACAGTGAGTCCCACCCTTAATCCTCTTAtttatactttaagaaataaGGATGTCAAAAGAGCCCTCAAAAAGCTCTTCATATTTCTCAAGGAGAAATGA
- the LOC100619224 gene encoding olfactory receptor 13A1-like, producing the protein MMLLRNQTLVTEFILQGFSDSIPIRILLFGTFFFLYTIALTGNILIIVLVIRSSSLHTPMYFFLVNLAMLDMMCTTSVLPKVLENLVTEKKTISYGGCMAQVYFLIWSVSSELLLFTAMAYDRYVAICHPLHYSTMMSKKICVLLAVGVWSICGLNTTINTGLMIRLSFCGPNIINQFFCEIPPVLLLSCTSTYVNNIMTVLADVFFSVLNFLLTIVSYCFIISSIMRIQTTEGKKRAFSTCSSHLIVVTMYYCTVFYAYVSPISSYSPENGKVVAVLYTAVSPTLNPLIYTLRNKDVREALRKEFRFVSEGL; encoded by the exons AT GATGTTGTTGAGGAACCAGACACTGGTGACTGAGTTCATCCTTCAAGGCTTCTCAGATAGCATTCCTATAAGGATCTTGCTCTTTGgcacttttttcttcctctatacaATAGCCCTTACTGGGAATATCCTTATCATTGTCCTGGTTATACGGAGCTCTAGTCTTCATACTCCTATGTACTTTTTTCTTGTTAATTTGGCCATGTTGGACATGATGTGCACaacctctgttcttccaaaggtatTAGAGAACTTGGTTACTGAAAAGAAGACTATCTCCTATGGTGGATGCATGGCCCAAGTATATTTCCTCATCTGGTCTGTATCTAGTGAGCTCCTGCTCTTCACAGCCATGGCTTATGACCGGTATGTGGCCATCTGCCACCCCTTGCATTACAGCACCATGATGAGTAAGAAGATTTGTGTCCTTCTGGCAGTTGGGGTTTGGAGCATCTGTGGGCTTAATACCACTATCAACACTGGACTGATGATTCGATTATCGTTTTGTGGCCCTAACATCATTAATCAATTCTTCTGTGAAATCCCCCCTGTGTTGCTGCTCTCTTGCACCTCAACCTATGTGAACAATATCATGACAGTCCTTGCCGATGTCTTCTTTtcagttctgaactttctgctcaCCATCGTGTCTTACTGTTTCATCATCTCTAGCATCATGAGAATCCAGACCacagaggggaagaagagagcatTCTCTACCTGTTCCTCTCACCTGATTGTGGTCACCATGTATTACTGTACTGTGTTTTATGCCTACGTTAGTCCAATCTCTAGCTATTCTCCTGAAAATGGGAAAGTGGTAGCTGTGTTGTACACAGCAGTTAGCCCCACCTTAAACCCTCTCATCTATACTTTAAGAAATAAGGATGTCAGGGAAGCCCTCAGAAAAGAGTTTCGATTTGTAAGTGAAGGTTTATAG